One Mus musculus strain C57BL/6J chromosome X, GRCm38.p6 C57BL/6J DNA window includes the following coding sequences:
- the Gpr50 gene encoding melatonin-related receptor isoform 1 (isoform 1 is encoded by transcript variant 1), translating into MATVPKSNMGPTKAVPTPFGCIGCKLPKPDYPPALIIFMFCAMVITVVVDLIGNSMVILAVTKNKKLRNSGNIFVASLSVADMLVAIYPYPLMLYAMSVGGWDLSQLQCQMVGLVTGLSVVGSIFNITAIAINRYCYICHSLQYKRIFSLRNTCIYLVVTWVMTVLAVLPNMYIGTIEYDPRTYTCIFNYVNNPAFTVTIVCIHFVLPLIIVGYCYTKIWIKVLAARDPAGQNPDNQFAEVRNFLTMFVIFLLFAVCWCPVNVLTVLVAVIPKEMAGKIPNWLYLAAYCIAYFNSCLNAIIYGILNESFRREYWTIFHAMRHPILFISHLISDIRETWETRALTRARVRARDQVREQERARACVAVEGTPRNVRNVLLPGDASAPHSDRASVRPKPQTRSTSVYRKPASIHHKSISGHPKSASVYPKPASSVHCKPASVHFKPASVHFKGDSVYFKGDTVHYRAASKLVTSHRISAGPSTSHPTSMAGYIKSGTSHPATTTVDYLEPATTSHSVLTAVDLPEVSASHCLEMTSTGHLRADISASVLPSVPFELAATPPDTTAIPIASGDYRKVVLIDDDSDDSDCSDEMAV; encoded by the exons ATGGCCACGGTCCCCAAGAGCAACATGGGACCTACAAAGGCGGTTCCCACCCCATTCGGCTGCATTGGCTGTAAGCTGCCAAAGCCCGACTACCCGCCAGCTCTAATCATCTTCATGTTCTGCGCAATGGTCATCACAGTCGTCGTAGACCTGATCGGGAACTCCATGGTCATTTTGGCTGTGACCAAGAACAAGAAGCTCCGAAATTCTG GCAACATCTTTGTGGCCAGCCTCTCTGTGGCAGACATGCTGGTGGCCATCTACCCCTACCCTTTGATGCTGTATGCCATGTCAGTTGGGGGCTGGGATCTGAGTCAGCTCCAGTGCCAGATGGTCGGGTTGGTCACAGGACTGAGCGTAGTCGGTTCCATCTTCAACATTACTGCCATTGCCATCAACCGTTACTGCTACATCTGCCACAGCCTCCAATACAAGCGGATCTTCAGCCTGCGCAACACTTGCATCTATCTGGTCGTTACCTGGGTCATgactgtcctggctgtcctgcctAACATGTACATTGGCACCATTGAGTATGACCCTCGCACCTACACCTGCATCTTCAACTATGTGAACAATCCTGCCTTTACCGTGACCATTGTCTGCATCCACTTCGTCCTCCCTCTCATCATAGTTGGTTATTGCTACACGAAAATCTGGATCAAAGTGCTGGCAGCCCGTGACCCAGCTGGACAGAATCCTGACAACCAGTTTGCTGAGGTTCGAAATTTTCTAACCATGTTTGTGATCTTCCTCCTTTTTGCAGTGTGCTGGTGCCCTGTCAATGTGCTCACTGTGTTGGTGGCTGTCATTCCAAAGGAAATGGCAGGCAAGATCCCCAACTGGCTTTATCTTGCAGCCTACTGCATAGCCTACTTCAACAGCTGCCTCAACGCCATCATCTACGGTATCCTCAATGAGAGTTTCCGAAGAGAATACTGGACCATCTTCCATGCTATGCGGCACCCTATCCTGTTCATCTCTCACCTCATCAGTGATATTCGGGAGACTTGGGAGACCCGAGCTCTCACTCGTGCCCGTGTCCGTGCCCGTGATCAAGTCCGAGAGCAAGAGCGTGCTCGTGCCTGTGTCGCTGTGGAGGGGACCCCAAGGAACGTCCGGAATGTTCTACTGCCTGGTGATGCATCAGCACCCCACTCTGATCGTGCCTCTGTCCGTCCCAAGCCCCAAACCAGGTCTACTTCTGTCTACCGCAAACCTGCCTCTATCCACCACAAGTCTATTTCTGGCCACCCCAAGTCTGCCTCTGTTTACCCTAAGCCAGCCTCCTCTGTCCATTGCAAGCCTGCCTCTGTCCATTTCAAACCCGCCTCTGTTCATTTCAAGGGTGACTCTGTCTATTTCAAGGGAGACACTGTCCATTACAGGGCTGCTTCCAAACTTGTCACCAGTCACCGTATCTCTGCTGGCCCTTCCACCAGTCACCCTACATCCATGGCTGGCTACATTAAATCTGGTACCAGCCACCCTGCCACCACCACTGTTGACTATCTCGAACCTGCCACCACCAGCCACTCTGTGCTCACTGCTGTCGACCTCCCTGAGGTCTCAGCCTCCCATTGCCTTGAGATGACCAGCACTGGCCACCTCAGAGCTGACATTTctgcctctgtccttccttctgtaCCCTTCGAGCTTGCTGCCACCCCTCCTGATAccactgcaatccccattgcctcTGGTGATTACCGCAAGGTCGTGCTTATTGATGATGATTCTGATGATTCTGATTGCTCTGATGAGATGGCTGTGTGA
- the Gpr50 gene encoding melatonin-related receptor isoform 2 (isoform 2 is encoded by transcript variant 2), with protein sequence MATVPKSNMGPTKAVPTPFGCIGCKLPKPDYPPALIIFMFCAMVITVVVDLIGNSMVILAVTKNKKLRNSGNIFVASLSVADMLVAIYPYPLMLYAMSVGGWDLSQLQCQMVGLVTGLSVVGSIFNITAIAINRYCYICHSLQYKRIFSLRNTCIYLVVTWVMTVLAVLPNMYIGTIEYDPRTYTCIFNYVNNPAFTVTIVCIHFVLPLIIVGYCYTKIWIKVLAARDPAGQNPDNQFAEPTA encoded by the exons ATGGCCACGGTCCCCAAGAGCAACATGGGACCTACAAAGGCGGTTCCCACCCCATTCGGCTGCATTGGCTGTAAGCTGCCAAAGCCCGACTACCCGCCAGCTCTAATCATCTTCATGTTCTGCGCAATGGTCATCACAGTCGTCGTAGACCTGATCGGGAACTCCATGGTCATTTTGGCTGTGACCAAGAACAAGAAGCTCCGAAATTCTG GCAACATCTTTGTGGCCAGCCTCTCTGTGGCAGACATGCTGGTGGCCATCTACCCCTACCCTTTGATGCTGTATGCCATGTCAGTTGGGGGCTGGGATCTGAGTCAGCTCCAGTGCCAGATGGTCGGGTTGGTCACAGGACTGAGCGTAGTCGGTTCCATCTTCAACATTACTGCCATTGCCATCAACCGTTACTGCTACATCTGCCACAGCCTCCAATACAAGCGGATCTTCAGCCTGCGCAACACTTGCATCTATCTGGTCGTTACCTGGGTCATgactgtcctggctgtcctgcctAACATGTACATTGGCACCATTGAGTATGACCCTCGCACCTACACCTGCATCTTCAACTATGTGAACAATCCTGCCTTTACCGTGACCATTGTCTGCATCCACTTCGTCCTCCCTCTCATCATAGTTGGTTATTGCTACACGAAAATCTGGATCAAAGTGCTGGCAGCCCGTGACCCAGCTGGACAGAATCCTGACAACCAGTTTGCTGAG CCTACTGCATAG
- the Gpr50 gene encoding melatonin-related receptor isoform X1, with product MLVAIYPYPLMLYAMSVGGWDLSQLQCQMVGLVTGLSVVGSIFNITAIAINRYCYICHSLQYKRIFSLRNTCIYLVVTWVMTVLAVLPNMYIGTIEYDPRTYTCIFNYVNNPAFTVTIVCIHFVLPLIIVGYCYTKIWIKVLAARDPAGQNPDNQFAEVRNFLTMFVIFLLFAVCWCPVNVLTVLVAVIPKEMAGKIPNWLYLAAYCIAYFNSCLNAIIYGILNESFRREYWTIFHAMRHPILFISHLISDIRETWETRALTRARVRARDQVREQERARACVAVEGTPRNVRNVLLPGDASAPHSDRASVRPKPQTRSTSVYRKPASIHHKSISGHPKSASVYPKPASSVHCKPASVHFKPASVHFKGDSVYFKGDTVHYRAASKLVTSHRISAGPSTSHPTSMAGYIKSGTSHPATTTVDYLEPATTSHSVLTAVDLPEVSASHCLEMTSTGHLRADISASVLPSVPFELAATPPDTTAIPIASGDYRKVVLIDDDSDDSDCSDEMAV from the coding sequence ATGCTGGTGGCCATCTACCCCTACCCTTTGATGCTGTATGCCATGTCAGTTGGGGGCTGGGATCTGAGTCAGCTCCAGTGCCAGATGGTCGGGTTGGTCACAGGACTGAGCGTAGTCGGTTCCATCTTCAACATTACTGCCATTGCCATCAACCGTTACTGCTACATCTGCCACAGCCTCCAATACAAGCGGATCTTCAGCCTGCGCAACACTTGCATCTATCTGGTCGTTACCTGGGTCATgactgtcctggctgtcctgcctAACATGTACATTGGCACCATTGAGTATGACCCTCGCACCTACACCTGCATCTTCAACTATGTGAACAATCCTGCCTTTACCGTGACCATTGTCTGCATCCACTTCGTCCTCCCTCTCATCATAGTTGGTTATTGCTACACGAAAATCTGGATCAAAGTGCTGGCAGCCCGTGACCCAGCTGGACAGAATCCTGACAACCAGTTTGCTGAGGTTCGAAATTTTCTAACCATGTTTGTGATCTTCCTCCTTTTTGCAGTGTGCTGGTGCCCTGTCAATGTGCTCACTGTGTTGGTGGCTGTCATTCCAAAGGAAATGGCAGGCAAGATCCCCAACTGGCTTTATCTTGCAGCCTACTGCATAGCCTACTTCAACAGCTGCCTCAACGCCATCATCTACGGTATCCTCAATGAGAGTTTCCGAAGAGAATACTGGACCATCTTCCATGCTATGCGGCACCCTATCCTGTTCATCTCTCACCTCATCAGTGATATTCGGGAGACTTGGGAGACCCGAGCTCTCACTCGTGCCCGTGTCCGTGCCCGTGATCAAGTCCGAGAGCAAGAGCGTGCTCGTGCCTGTGTCGCTGTGGAGGGGACCCCAAGGAACGTCCGGAATGTTCTACTGCCTGGTGATGCATCAGCACCCCACTCTGATCGTGCCTCTGTCCGTCCCAAGCCCCAAACCAGGTCTACTTCTGTCTACCGCAAACCTGCCTCTATCCACCACAAGTCTATTTCTGGCCACCCCAAGTCTGCCTCTGTTTACCCTAAGCCAGCCTCCTCTGTCCATTGCAAGCCTGCCTCTGTCCATTTCAAACCCGCCTCTGTTCATTTCAAGGGTGACTCTGTCTATTTCAAGGGAGACACTGTCCATTACAGGGCTGCTTCCAAACTTGTCACCAGTCACCGTATCTCTGCTGGCCCTTCCACCAGTCACCCTACATCCATGGCTGGCTACATTAAATCTGGTACCAGCCACCCTGCCACCACCACTGTTGACTATCTCGAACCTGCCACCACCAGCCACTCTGTGCTCACTGCTGTCGACCTCCCTGAGGTCTCAGCCTCCCATTGCCTTGAGATGACCAGCACTGGCCACCTCAGAGCTGACATTTctgcctctgtccttccttctgtaCCCTTCGAGCTTGCTGCCACCCCTCCTGATAccactgcaatccccattgcctcTGGTGATTACCGCAAGGTCGTGCTTATTGATGATGATTCTGATGATTCTGATTGCTCTGATGAGATGGCTGTGTGA
- the Gm52417 gene encoding igE-binding protein-like has translation MNSELFSWGTRVPVSIALRGKPGLELSKEIQDSLSEVKWEIALQGMFGLELCLVLEALLFLFTCQQVVKAGRILDEIKVNLSEVKWGERVGTKRKYGTQNKYTGLSKGLEPEEKLRSGRNTWREIRRKRGKREKKKDQLAEVSRRRSLCSSLDGLGELVLSSSESDKKFSFSEETDLEEETARYEREKCQPDKMRANRSRKKPKAAGKGQLAAWPLGSRLQGHSAPPPYAEPPPCVVHQPCAERQWTERQCTGSFIPKEEQRKIQQAFPVFEGAEGGRVHAPVAYIQIKELAESVRNYGVSANFTIAQVERLANHAMTPGDWQTVVKAVAPSMGMYLEWKALWQDSCQTQARANATMKGDQRTWTFELLTGQGQHAANQTNYHWGAYAQISAAAVKAWKALPKKGEASGQLTKITQGAQESFSDFVARMTEAAGRIFGDSEQAAPLVEQLIYEQATQECRAAIAPRKNKGLQDWLRVCRELGGPLTNAGLAAAILQSQKCSMGRNDRRTCFNCRKPGHLKKDCRAPDKQGGTLTLCSKCGKGYHRADQCRSVRDIKGRLL, from the coding sequence atgaattcagaacttttcagctggggaacgagagtaccagtgagtatagctttacgaggtaagcctggccttgaactttctaaggaaattcaagacagtctatcagaagtaaagtgggaaatagctttacaaggtatgtttggccttgaactttgtctagtgttagaagcccttttgttccttttcacatgtcaacaagtggttaaggcagggcgaatTCTAGACGAAATTAAagtcaatctatcagaagtaaagtggggagagagagtaggaacaaagaggaaatatggtacacaaaataagtatacaggcctttccaagggtcttgaacccgaggaaaagttaaggtcaggtaggaatacctggagagagattagaaggaaaagagggaaaagggaaaagaagaaagatcaattagcggaggtctctaggagaaggagcctgtgctcatcgctggatgggctcggggagctagttcttagtagctctgaatcagataaaaaatttagcttctctgaagaaacagacttggaggaggaaacagctcgttatgagagagaaaagtgccagccagataaaatgcgagctaatcggtcaaggaaaaagccaaaagcggctggcaaaggccagcttgctgcttggcctcttggcagtcggcttcaaggtcatagtgcacctccaccctatgctgagcccccgccctgcgtagtgcatcagccctgcgcagagaggcaatggacagagaggcaatgcacaggctcgttcattccaaaggaggaacaaaggaaaatacaacaggcatttccggtctttgaaggagccgagggtgggcgtgtccacgctccggtagcgtatatacagattaaagagcttgccgagtcggtccgtaactatggagtcagtgctaatttcactatagcacaagtggaaaggcttgcgaatcacgctatgactcctggtgattggcagacggtagtaaaagctgtagcccccagtatgggaatgtatcttgagtggaaagccttgtggcaggactcctgccagacgcaggcaagggccaatgccaccatgaaaggggatcagagaacgtggacttttgaattacttacaggtcagggacaacacgctgctaaccagacaaattatcattggggagcatatgctcagatctcagctgctgctgttaaggcatggaaagcactacctaagaagggagaggcaagtgggcagttgaccaagattactcaaggtgcacaagagtccttctcagattttgtggccagaatgacagaggcagcagggcgtatttttggagattcagagcaagccgcacctctggtagaacaactcatttatgagcaagccacgcaggaatgccgagcagccatagccccaagaaagaacaaaggtttacaagactggctcagggtttgtcgggagcttgggggacctctcaccaatgcaggcttagcggctgccatccttcaatcccaaaaatgctccatgggcagaaatgatcggaggacatgttttaattgcaggaagcctgggcatcttaagaaagattgcagagctccagataaacaggggggaactctcactctttgctctaagtgtggcaagggttatcatagagccgaccagtgtcgctctgtgagggatataaagggcagactcctt